A section of the Pseudorasbora parva isolate DD20220531a chromosome 2, ASM2467924v1, whole genome shotgun sequence genome encodes:
- the LOC137048146 gene encoding zinc finger protein 271-like, with product MEESEESEELREVKEKHHVKPGEKPLSRSKTKKTFIKKTRAKKSTTCTQCGKSFISKKDLERHMRIHTGEKPFTCDQCGKRFTQSSNLKAHMRVHTGEKPYSCDQCSKTFIDTSTLKRHLRVHTKEKPHSCFVCGKSFSQLQHLHTHEKIHTGVREYMCFECEKTFTTGSKLKQHQRIHTGEKPYMCSHCDKRFSRSSSKKRHERIHSREKPHTCDQCGKSFSIKMYCLKLPQRIHTGEKPYKCSHCDKRFSQSSDLKTHEKIHTGEKPYKCSHCDKRFSQSSDLKIHEKIHTGEKPYKRFSQSSDQKIHEKIHTGEKPYKRFSQSSDQKTHERIHSREKPHTCEQCRKSFSFKSHLKKNMKIHAVEKPHHYSLK from the exons ATGGAAGAGAGCGAGGAGAGTGAAGAACTGAGAGAAGTGAAGGAGAAACATCATGTCAAACCTGGAGAAAAACCTTTGAGTCGCTCAAAGactaaaaagacatttataaagaaAACAAGAGCCAAGAAATCTACAACCTGCACtcagtgtggaaaaagtttcatAAGCAAAAAAGATCTTGAGCGTCACATGAGGatccacaccggagagaagccgttcacatgtgatcagtgtgggaaAAGATTCACCCAATCATCAAACCTTAAGgctcacatgagagttcacacagGAGAGAAGCCGTACTCATGTGATCAGTGCAGCAAAACATTTATTGATACATCAACCCTGAAGAGACACCTGAGAGTTCATACGAAGGAGAAGCCACattcatgttttgtgtgtggaaagagtttttcaCAGCTtcaacatttacacacacatgaGAAAATACACACTGGTGTGAGAGAGTACATGTGCTTTGAGTGTGAGAAGACTTTTACTACAGGGAGTAAGTTAAAACAGCACCAgaggattcacactggagaaaaaccttacatgtgttcacactgtgacaagagatTCAGTCGGTCATCAAGTAAGAAAAGACATGAGAGGATCCACAGCAGAGAGAAGCCGCACACGTGTGATCAGTGCGGGAAGAGTTTCTCTATTAAAA TGTACTGTTTAAAACTGCCCCAgaggattcacactggagaaaaaccttacaagtgttcacactgtgacaagagatTCAGTCAGTCATCAGATCTGAAAACACATGAGaagattcacactggagaaaaaccttacaagtgttcacactgtgacaagagatTCAGTCAGTCATCAGATCTGAAAATACATGAGAAgatccacactggagaaaaaccttacAAGAGATTCAGTCAGTCATCAGATCAGAAAATACATGAGAAgatccacactggagaaaaaccttacAAGAGATTCAGTCAGTCATCAGATCAGAAAACACATGAGAGGATCCACAGCAGAGAGAAGCCGCACACGTGTGAGCAGTGCAGGAAGAGTTTCTCTTTTAAAAGTCACCTGAAGAAAAACATGAAGATCCATGCAGTGGAGAAACCACATCACTACAGTCTGAAATAA